Proteins found in one Mycoplasmopsis gallopavonis genomic segment:
- a CDS encoding class I SAM-dependent methyltransferase, with protein sequence MVARDEDLINAYQTETGQRIYTRAVFEVGLWKSEEKLIKKYAKTTDLVLDLGTGSGRVAFALKDLGYTKVIATDLSSELIKNANYIKENNNYQGIDFYLTKNQSLKFLKNNSVDFAFYSFNGLMCVPLQDERIKILKEVERVLKKNSYFIFTAKMIEGDLFLEKYIKEQEEKQLLRKLDPRIELIGDSIYLIDGKEGFLHFSYHQELEDLIKKYTNFEVIETKTRDELANENEFVKKFSDNTTFWVLRKI encoded by the coding sequence ATGGTTGCAAGAGATGAAGATTTAATTAATGCTTATCAAACCGAAACTGGACAAAGAATTTACACAAGAGCAGTTTTTGAAGTTGGTCTTTGAAAATCAGAAGAAAAACTAATTAAAAAATATGCTAAAACTACTGATCTTGTCCTTGATTTAGGAACTGGTTCAGGTAGAGTTGCGTTTGCTTTGAAAGATTTAGGATATACAAAAGTTATAGCAACAGATCTTTCGAGTGAATTAATTAAAAACGCAAACTATATTAAAGAAAATAATAATTATCAAGGAATTGATTTTTATTTAACTAAAAATCAATCTTTAAAATTTTTAAAAAATAATTCTGTGGATTTTGCTTTTTATTCTTTTAATGGTTTAATGTGTGTTCCGTTGCAAGATGAGCGAATCAAAATTTTAAAAGAAGTAGAACGAGTTTTAAAAAAGAATTCTTATTTTATTTTTACAGCAAAAATGATTGAAGGTGACTTGTTTTTAGAAAAATATATCAAAGAACAAGAAGAAAAACAATTATTAAGAAAACTGGACCCGAGAATAGAATTAATCGGTGATTCGATTTACTTAATTGATGGTAAAGAAGGTTTTTTACATTTTTCTTACCATCAAGAATTAGAAGATTTGATTAAAAAATATACAAATTTTGAAGTTATAGAAACAAAAACAAGAGATGAACTAGCAAATGAAAATGAGTTTGTAAAGAAATTTAGTGATAACACGACTTTTTGAGTTCTAAGAAAAATATAA